The stretch of DNA GACGAGGAGAAGGCCCGGGCCAAGGAGCGGGTGTTCTCGCTGCGGGACGAGTTCGGCCAGTGGGACCCGCGCCGGCAGCGCCCCGAGTTGTGGAACCTGTACAACGGACGGCACCGGCCGGGCGAGCACGTGCGCGTGTTCCCGCTGAGCAACTGGACCGAGCTGGACGTCTGGCAGTACATCGAGCGCGAGCAGGTGCCGCTGCCGAGCATCTACTTCGCGCACGAGCGTGAGGTGTTCCGCCGCAACGGCATGTGGCTCGCCCCCGGGGAGTGGGGCGGGCCGAAGGACGGCGAGCCGGTGGAGAAGCGCACCGTCCGCTACCGCACGGTGGGCGACATGTCCTGCACCGGAGCGGTGGAGTCGACCGCGCGAACGGTCGCCGAGGTGATCGCGGAGATCGCGACGTCCCGGCTGACCGAGCGGGGCGCGACCCGTGCCGACGACAGGCTCTCGGAGGCCGCGATGGAGGACCGCAAACGGGAGGGGTACTTCTGATGGCGCAGCGAGCCGCATGGGCGGCCGAGCCGAGCACGACCGCCAGCACCGACTTGTTGCGCCTGGCCACCGCCGGGTCGGTCGACGACGGCAAGTCCACGCTGGTCGGCCGGCTGCTGCACGACTCCAAGGCGGTGCTCGCCGACCAGTTGGAGGCCGTCGAGCGGGCCTCCCGCGACAAGGGCCTGGAGGAGGCCGACCTCGCGCTGCTCACCGACGGCCTGCGGGCCGAGCGCGAGCAGGGCATCACCATCGACGTCGCGTACCGGTACTTCGCGACCGGGCGGCGCCGGTTCGTGCTCGCCGACACGCCCGGGCACGTGCAGTACACCCGCAACATGGTCACCGGCGCGTCCACCGCGGAGCTGGCCGTGGTGCTGGTGGACGCCCGCAACGGGGTGGTCGAGCAGACCCGCCGGCACCTGGCCGTGGCGGCGCTGCTGCGGGTGCCGCACGTGGTGCTCGCGGTGAACAAGATGGATCTGGTCGCCTACTCCGAGGACACCTTCGCGGCGGTGGCGGACGAGTTCGGCGCGCTGGCCGCCGCGCTCGGGGTGCCGGAGGTGACCGCGATCCCGCTGTCGGCGCTGCGCGGGGACAACGTGGTCACCCCGTCCCCGAACATGGACTGGTACGGCGGGCCGACCCTGCTGGAGCACCTGGAGAGCGTGCCGGTCAGCGTGGACCCGGCCAGCCAGCCGGCCCGGTTCCCGGTGCAGTACGTGATCCGGCCGCAGACCGACGCCTACCGCGACTACCGCGGCTACGCCGGGCAGCTCGCCTCGGGCGTGCTGCGCCCCGGGGAGGAGGTGGTCGTGCTGCCGGCGGGGCTGCGCACCACGATCGCGGGCATCGACCGGCTCGGCGAGACGGACGTGGCGGTCGCGGTCGCGCCGCAGTCGATCACCGTCCGGCTCGCCGACGAGCTGGACGTCTCCCGCGGCGACCTGATCGCGCCGGTGGACGACGTACCCCAGGTGACCCAGGACGTCGAGGCCACCGTGTGTTGGCTGTCCGACCGGCCGCTCCACCCGGGCGCCCGCGTGCTGCTCAAGCACACCACCCGGGTGGTCAAGGCGATCGTCAAGGAGATCGACCACCGGCTCGACATCACCAGCCTGGACCGCCAGCCCGCGCCCGCGCTGGAAGCCAACGACATCGGGCGGATCGTGATCCGGACCGCGAGTCCCCTCGCGCTCGACCCGTACGTGGCCAACCGCAAGACCGGCTCGTTCCTGCTCATCGACGACCAGGACGGCCTCACCCTCGCCGCCGGCATGGTCGGCGACCCGCTGTCCGACATGGGCGCCCTGACCTGACACCACGCCGGACACGCGCATCCGTACCCGGCCCGCCTCGCCGGCCGACACGAGAAAGGAAGCCATGCCTGCCAGCCCGATCCTCGCGCGGCTCGCGCTGCTGCCGCTGCTGGGGGTGCTGGCCGGGTGCGCGGGCGCGGCGTCGGCGG from Carbonactinospora thermoautotrophica encodes:
- the cysD gene encoding sulfate adenylyltransferase subunit CysD → MTVAEPVESLARPEPLSHLDALEAEAVHIIREAVAEFERPVLLFSGGKDSAVLLHLAAKAFWPAPVPFPLLHVDTGHNFPEVIDYRDRTAERYGLRLIVASVQEYIDSGRLRERPDGTRNPLQTVPLLEAIETNRFDAVFGGGRRDEEKARAKERVFSLRDEFGQWDPRRQRPELWNLYNGRHRPGEHVRVFPLSNWTELDVWQYIEREQVPLPSIYFAHEREVFRRNGMWLAPGEWGGPKDGEPVEKRTVRYRTVGDMSCTGAVESTARTVAEVIAEIATSRLTERGATRADDRLSEAAMEDRKREGYF
- a CDS encoding sulfate adenylyltransferase subunit 1 produces the protein MAQRAAWAAEPSTTASTDLLRLATAGSVDDGKSTLVGRLLHDSKAVLADQLEAVERASRDKGLEEADLALLTDGLRAEREQGITIDVAYRYFATGRRRFVLADTPGHVQYTRNMVTGASTAELAVVLVDARNGVVEQTRRHLAVAALLRVPHVVLAVNKMDLVAYSEDTFAAVADEFGALAAALGVPEVTAIPLSALRGDNVVTPSPNMDWYGGPTLLEHLESVPVSVDPASQPARFPVQYVIRPQTDAYRDYRGYAGQLASGVLRPGEEVVVLPAGLRTTIAGIDRLGETDVAVAVAPQSITVRLADELDVSRGDLIAPVDDVPQVTQDVEATVCWLSDRPLHPGARVLLKHTTRVVKAIVKEIDHRLDITSLDRQPAPALEANDIGRIVIRTASPLALDPYVANRKTGSFLLIDDQDGLTLAAGMVGDPLSDMGALT